The following coding sequences are from one Virgibacillus necropolis window:
- a CDS encoding DUF2812 domain-containing protein: protein MKMFNMFFDIEKEEQWLNEQLQEGYRCTNISGLGIYTFRKTDKRYVMRLDYQDYLPKKKFKEYKAIYEDFGWSHIEGHRMGGRQYWQKEEDGQNEIFSDRQSKGNYYKRLMGYSFWLAVLCLFFSYSIYKASGLYLTEGLWSMEGALFWKALIFETPFVLLRSLPAFMVVLFGSSFYRANRKYSMLKEK, encoded by the coding sequence ATGAAGATGTTTAACATGTTTTTTGATATTGAAAAAGAAGAGCAATGGCTGAATGAGCAATTACAAGAAGGCTATCGCTGTACGAATATTAGTGGATTAGGAATATACACTTTCAGAAAAACGGACAAAAGATATGTTATGCGACTTGATTATCAAGATTATTTACCAAAGAAAAAATTCAAGGAATACAAAGCGATATATGAAGATTTTGGTTGGAGCCACATAGAGGGGCACCGGATGGGTGGAAGACAGTATTGGCAAAAAGAAGAAGATGGTCAAAATGAAATCTTCTCGGACCGTCAATCAAAGGGTAATTATTATAAAAGATTAATGGGTTATTCATTTTGGTTGGCTGTGCTGTGTTTGTTTTTTTCTTATTCGATTTACAAGGCTTCGGGATTATATTTAACTGAAGGTCTTTGGAGTATGGAAGGGGCATTATTTTGGAAAGCGCTTATATTTGAAACACCATTTGTTCTTTTGAGGTCGCTTCCCGCGTTTATGGTTGTTTTATTTGGCAGCAGTTTCTACAGGGCTAATCGGAAGTATTCAATGTTAAAGGAAAAATAA
- a CDS encoding PadR family transcriptional regulator gives MKHKLLPLSETMHYILLALREPLHGYAVMQKIEKISNGTVSLAAGTLYGAIENLNKHGWIEPVGNSGRRKIYMITAGGSAILKMEKERLSHILSLYGRDDSNEDV, from the coding sequence ATGAAACATAAATTATTGCCATTGTCTGAAACCATGCATTATATTTTATTGGCGTTACGTGAACCACTTCATGGCTATGCCGTAATGCAGAAGATAGAAAAAATAAGTAATGGTACTGTTAGTTTAGCGGCTGGTACGTTATACGGTGCAATTGAAAACTTGAATAAGCACGGTTGGATTGAACCTGTTGGAAATTCGGGCCGGAGAAAAATTTATATGATAACTGCGGGAGGAAGCGCCATTTTGAAAATGGAAAAAGAAAGGCTATCGCATATTTTATCCTTGTACGGAAGGGATGATTCAAATGAAGATGTTTAA
- a CDS encoding MFS transporter has translation MEIQGKANLSVGWITLFLMGSDLFVVSPLLPFISEAYKVSPETTGWMVTVFAVTYAFSAPFFGWLSDKKGRRTIITFGLLLFAISNVLTAFAPTFTWLIISRIIAGLSVASITPLIYAIIGDIAPPNQRGTWLSIVVSGHLTALWAGAPFGMVLEYFLGWRSVFVVMAIIGTILAVVNFKTWESIPKSDLTKNLLEGNLLRILGSVSVTTIWAISMYALYVYLGAALYSENRFSSSEIALAVTFYGVGAVLGSLTSGKLTDKFGESKVSNITLIFLTLTLVCLGIFFSSGDWVYFLLFIWALVGYAGFTSYQARLVVEYPKERGIVMAWNNTALYIGITIGSMIGGYVISNWGYSLLPYICSIAAVASLVFSAQKVKNQKKNQLSQ, from the coding sequence ATGGAGATACAAGGGAAGGCAAATTTAAGTGTTGGTTGGATAACTTTGTTTCTAATGGGTAGTGACTTATTTGTGGTGTCTCCGTTATTACCGTTCATTTCGGAAGCATATAAGGTTAGTCCAGAGACGACTGGATGGATGGTAACTGTTTTTGCGGTTACATATGCTTTTTCGGCTCCATTTTTTGGTTGGCTTTCAGATAAAAAGGGACGGAGAACAATTATTACGTTTGGTTTATTATTGTTCGCTATTTCTAACGTACTAACTGCTTTTGCTCCTACATTTACATGGCTAATTATTAGCCGTATTATAGCTGGTTTGTCCGTTGCTTCAATCACTCCGTTGATATACGCAATCATTGGAGATATAGCGCCACCAAATCAAAGAGGAACATGGCTTTCGATTGTTGTTTCGGGACACTTAACGGCTCTTTGGGCAGGAGCACCTTTCGGTATGGTATTAGAGTATTTTCTTGGTTGGCGTTCAGTATTTGTTGTAATGGCGATTATAGGAACCATATTGGCAGTAGTGAATTTCAAAACATGGGAATCTATTCCTAAAAGTGATTTAACAAAAAATCTATTAGAAGGAAATCTGCTAAGAATACTTGGTTCCGTAAGTGTTACCACCATCTGGGCAATTTCTATGTATGCCCTTTATGTTTATTTAGGTGCGGCTCTTTACTCCGAAAATAGATTCTCATCATCAGAAATCGCATTAGCTGTTACTTTTTATGGTGTCGGTGCTGTTTTAGGAAGTCTTACAAGTGGAAAATTAACAGATAAGTTTGGAGAAAGTAAGGTTTCCAACATTACTCTAATTTTCTTAACTTTAACGCTCGTTTGTTTAGGAATATTTTTTTCATCTGGTGATTGGGTTTATTTTCTTCTGTTTATATGGGCTTTGGTTGGGTACGCAGGATTTACATCATACCAAGCACGATTAGTAGTGGAATATCCAAAAGAGCGAGGAATTGTTATGGCATGGAATAATACAGCTCTGTATATTGGCATCACCATTGGTTCAATGATTGGAGGTTATGTCATATCTAATTGGGGATATTCTTTGCTCCCATATATTTGTAGCATTGCAGCAGTTGCTAGCCTTGTGTTTAGTGCTCAAAAGGTGAAGAATCAAAAAAAGAATCAGCTTTCTCAGTAG
- the map gene encoding type I methionyl aminopeptidase, with product MIAKTEEDFNGLKEIGEICGAIRDELVSRTKPGITTKELDEIAGEIFEKAGAQSAPKGEYDFPGYTCISINEEVAHGIPGKRTIEEGDIVNIDVSGSKNGYFADTGISVVVGKGEIISQKICDVAKKAFDAGLEKARPGSKKSALGKAVHNVAKQHGLTVIKNLTGHGVGRSIHEAPEHIFNYFSRWDDEILKNGMVIAFEPFISTFEEEVFQSEDGWTFLTDESFVAQYEHTIILTKEGPIITTL from the coding sequence ATGATTGCAAAGACTGAAGAGGATTTTAATGGATTAAAAGAAATTGGTGAAATTTGTGGAGCGATTCGAGATGAATTAGTCTCTCGTACCAAACCTGGAATTACTACAAAAGAACTCGATGAAATTGCGGGAGAAATTTTTGAAAAAGCAGGAGCTCAATCTGCACCAAAAGGAGAATACGATTTCCCTGGATACACGTGTATTAGCATAAATGAAGAAGTAGCGCACGGGATTCCGGGGAAACGGACCATTGAAGAAGGGGACATTGTTAATATTGATGTTTCAGGTTCGAAAAACGGTTATTTCGCAGATACCGGAATTTCCGTTGTAGTTGGGAAGGGGGAGATAATTTCACAAAAAATATGTGACGTTGCTAAAAAAGCATTCGATGCTGGACTTGAGAAGGCAAGACCAGGTTCGAAAAAAAGCGCGCTCGGAAAAGCTGTACACAATGTAGCGAAACAACATGGCTTAACAGTCATAAAAAATCTTACTGGACACGGTGTTGGGCGTTCGATTCATGAAGCACCAGAACATATTTTCAATTACTTCTCTCGCTGGGATGACGAAATTTTAAAAAATGGTATGGTTATTGCCTTTGAACCTTTTATCTCTACATTTGAAGAGGAAGTTTTCCAATCCGAAGATGGATGGACCTTCCTAACCGATGAAAGCTTTGTGGCTCAATACGAACATACGATTATTCTTACGAAGGAAGGACCGATTATTACTACATTGTAA
- a CDS encoding YkvA family protein, producing MSQEKDYDKKLDNFDSTEAIKGKEKHFSENKYVTKLLKYARKMGVKISYYSLLLFYAFKSPDTPKSTKFTIAGALGYLILPIDVVPDFIPFVGFADDTMVIVYALYKIKSHINDSIKQNAHERMKKIFGGNYDGNNEIEEDFKPGEEV from the coding sequence GTGTCACAAGAAAAAGATTACGATAAAAAATTAGATAATTTTGATTCTACTGAAGCAATTAAAGGGAAGGAAAAACATTTTTCTGAAAACAAATATGTTACTAAACTTCTTAAATATGCTAGGAAAATGGGAGTCAAAATTTCCTATTATAGCTTGCTTTTATTCTACGCATTTAAAAGTCCTGATACCCCTAAATCGACTAAATTTACTATAGCGGGTGCACTGGGATACCTCATTCTACCTATAGATGTTGTACCAGACTTCATTCCGTTTGTAGGATTTGCAGATGACACAATGGTGATCGTTTATGCATTATATAAAATAAAATCTCATATAAATGATTCGATAAAACAAAACGCACATGAACGAATGAAGAAAATTTTTGGTGGAAACTATGATGGGAATAATGAAATAGAGGAAGACTTCAAACCTGGAGAAGAGGTCTAG